The DNA sequence CGGCGTTCTCCGCCAGGAAGCCGTAGCCCGGGTGCACGGCCTGCGCACCCGTCGACACCGCGGCGGCCACGATGGCCGGGATGGACAGGTAGCTCTTCGAAGCCTCGGCCGGGCCGATTCGGACGGCGGTGTGCGCCTCGCGGACGTGCCGGGCTTCGGCGTCCGCGTCGCTGTACACGGCGATCGCGCGGATACCGAGGTCCCGCAGCGTGCGGATGACCCGGACCGCGATCTCGCCCCGGTTCGCGACCAACACTGAGTCGAACATCATCACATCCGGAAGACGCCGTAGTTGACATCGGAAAGGGGCGCGTTGGCCGCGGTCGAGAGCGCGAGACCGAGCACCGTGCGGGTGTCCGCCGGGTCGATGACGCCGTCGTCCCACAGCCGCGCGGTGGAGTAGTACGGGCTGCCCTGGGCTTCGTACTGCTCGCGGATCGGGTCCTTGAACGCTTCCTCGTCCTCGGCGGACCACTCGCCGCCGCGGGCCTCGATCGAGTCGCGGCGGACCGTCGAGAGCACCGACGCCGCCTGCTCGCCGCCCATCACCGAGATCCGCGCGTTCGGCCACATCCACAGGAACCGCGGCGAGTACGCCCGGCCGCACATCGAGTAGTTGCCGGCGCCGAATGACCCGCCGATAACGACCGTTAACTTCGGCACCCGCGCGCAGGCCACCGCGGTGACCATCTTCGCGCCGTGCTTGGCGATGCCGCCCGCTTCGTACGCGCGCCCGACCATGAACCCGGTGATGTTCTGCAGGAACAGCAGCGGGATCGAGCGCTTGTCGCACAGCTCGATGAAGTGCGCGCCCTTCATCGCGGACTCGGCGAACAGCACGCCGTTGTTCGCGACGATGCCCACCGGGTGACCGTGGATCCGGGCGAACCCGGTGACCAGCGTCGAGCCGTACTCCTTCTTGAACTCGCCGAACCGGCTGCCGTCGACGATCCGCGCGATCACCTCCCTTACGTCGTAAGGGGTGCGCGGGTCGGTCGGGACGACGCCGTACAGCTCCGCGGGATCGACCGCCGGAGCTTCGGTCGGCAGCACGTCCCACGGGCGCGGCGTGCGCGGGCCCAGCGTGGACACGATGGAGCGGACGATCCGCAGCGCGTGCGCGTCGTCGTCGGCCAGGTGGTCGGTGACGCCGGACTGGCGCGCGTGGACGTCGCCGCCGCCGAGCTCTTCGGCCGTGACGACCTCGCCGGTCGCGGCCTTCACCAGCGGCGGGCCGCCGAGGAAGATCGTGCCCTGGTTCCGGACGATCACGGCCTCGTCGCTCATCGCCGGGACGTACGCGCCGCCGGCGGTGCAGGAGCCGAGCACCGCGGCGATCTGCGGGATGCCGCGCGCGGACATCGTCGCCTGGTTGTAGAAGATCCGGCCGAAGTGCTCACGATCCGGGAAGACTTCGTCCTGCCTCGGCAGGAACGCGCCGCCGGAGTCCACCAGGTAGACGCACGGCAGGTTGTTGTGGAGGGCGACCTCCTGGGCGCGCAGGTGCTTCTTCACCGTCATCGGGTAGTACGTGCCGCCCTTGACGGTGGCGTCGTTGGCGACGACCACGCACTCGCGCCCCGAGACGCGCCCGACCCCGGTGATGATCCCGGCGGACGGCGCCTCATCGTCGTACAGTCCGTTCGCGGCCAGCGGCGACAGTTCCAGGAACGGCGACCCCGGGTCCAGCAGCGTGTCGACGCGGTCGCGCGGAAGCAGCTTGCCGCGTTCGACGTGCCGGGTGCGCGCCTTCTCCGGCCCGCCCAGCCGGGCGCTCCCCAAACGTTTGCGGAGGTCCTCGACCAGCTCCGCGTGTGACGTCGCGTTGCGGGCGTAGGCCTCGCTGTCCGGGGCAGCAGACGTCCCCAGTACCGGCGTGTCCATGAGCTCCCTCGAAGTTAGCAGGCGTTAACCTCCGCTCCGATGTTAGCGACCGCTAACGTGGGTGTCCAGTCGCCGGAATGCCGTGAAGGCCACCTTCCGGAAGTTGCACTTCCGGAAGGTGGCCTTCACGAACCAGCAGGGAAGATCAGCCGATCGCAGCGCGCAGCGGCGTGTAGTAGCCGCCGGACTGCCCGGCCACCGTCGGGTGGTAGGACTCGATCACCGGCCAGGTCAGGCTGTGCAGGTAGTCGTCGGCCGACGAGCAGATGTTGTGCCCGACGAACGCCGACCGGACGTCGACGAAGGTCGCGCCCGCCGAAGCCGCCCGCGACTGGATCACCGACGCCAGGGTGTCGGCGCCGGAGTTGATCGCCGAGCGCTTGGTGTCGCTCAGCCCGACCCAGCAGGAGCCGGGCACGGTGTAGAAGCGCGGGTAGGACAGGACGACGAGCTTCGCGCCCGGCGCCTTGGCCTTGATCGCGTTGTAGGTGTTGGTCAGCAGCGGCGGCAGCGTGTTGTTCACGTAGGTCTTCGCCGTGTTGACGCGGTTGGTGCAGTCGGAGTCGCTGCCGAGGGTGCAGGTCTGGATCACGTCGCTGAAGCCGGCGTCGTTGCCGCCCACGGTGACGGTGACCAGGGTCGCGTTGGACGGGATGGAGTTCGCCTGGCTGATCACGTCGCCGGTCTTGGCGCCGGAGCAGGCCAGGAAGGTGAGGGAGGTGCCGCTGTGGGCGTTGGTCCACAGCTGCGGGTACGCGTTCGAGCTGCGGTAACAGCTCCCGGAACTGCCGTAGCTGCCGGCTCCGACCCCCGAGGAGTAGGAGTCGCCGACCGCGGCGTACACGGTCC is a window from the Amycolatopsis sp. cg9 genome containing:
- a CDS encoding carboxyl transferase domain-containing protein; translated protein: MDTPVLGTSAAPDSEAYARNATSHAELVEDLRKRLGSARLGGPEKARTRHVERGKLLPRDRVDTLLDPGSPFLELSPLAANGLYDDEAPSAGIITGVGRVSGRECVVVANDATVKGGTYYPMTVKKHLRAQEVALHNNLPCVYLVDSGGAFLPRQDEVFPDREHFGRIFYNQATMSARGIPQIAAVLGSCTAGGAYVPAMSDEAVIVRNQGTIFLGGPPLVKAATGEVVTAEELGGGDVHARQSGVTDHLADDDAHALRIVRSIVSTLGPRTPRPWDVLPTEAPAVDPAELYGVVPTDPRTPYDVREVIARIVDGSRFGEFKKEYGSTLVTGFARIHGHPVGIVANNGVLFAESAMKGAHFIELCDKRSIPLLFLQNITGFMVGRAYEAGGIAKHGAKMVTAVACARVPKLTVVIGGSFGAGNYSMCGRAYSPRFLWMWPNARISVMGGEQAASVLSTVRRDSIEARGGEWSAEDEEAFKDPIREQYEAQGSPYYSTARLWDDGVIDPADTRTVLGLALSTAANAPLSDVNYGVFRM
- a CDS encoding SGNH/GDSL hydrolase family protein, yielding MSTALGAVVLASLGVTGLAQAAGTVYAAVGDSYSSGVGAGSYGSSGSCYRSSNAYPQLWTNAHSGTSLTFLACSGAKTGDVISQANSIPSNATLVTVTVGGNDAGFSDVIQTCTLGSDSDCTNRVNTAKTYVNNTLPPLLTNTYNAIKAKAPGAKLVVLSYPRFYTVPGSCWVGLSDTKRSAINSGADTLASVIQSRAASAGATFVDVRSAFVGHNICSSADDYLHSLTWPVIESYHPTVAGQSGGYYTPLRAAIG